A DNA window from Zingiber officinale cultivar Zhangliang chromosome 3A, Zo_v1.1, whole genome shotgun sequence contains the following coding sequences:
- the LOC122050343 gene encoding serpin-ZXA-like — protein MSSSDSVANAPSCLRLALIIGKKAAGEGSNFIFSPLSIQLALALVAEGARGETLQQLLSFLGSPDVSHLQAATLRLLHSISTEESAAEPIVPANIAIRLGTPFLVGAKDATDLPSAPPRVSFANSIWFCQKRLVLNPAYVHAASSLYDSSVKTVDILNNADQVSREINSWAEEKTNGLIKYIIPEGNLDLETTILLANAVYFKALWGTPFPINYTTKGRFYLLDGSTISVPFLSHRHNFYISFSHRFKILKLPYRQFPGAKTFFSMLIFLPNDSDQLYEIMDEILSTPDFLKEYTPTEALRLHRFMLPKFKFSFDCEPSEALKKLELILPFSKSNADLLGMLKLPHPDLKPIDNLYMKTMFHKSTIEINETGTIASCVSLPSLCGGGIFYTRPVLPEFVADHPFIFAIVDEKSGTLLFLGHVVNPLEDAC, from the exons ATGAGTTCCTCCGATTCCGTCGCTAACGCGCCTTCCTGTCTCCGGCTGGCCCTGATCATCGGGAAGAAAGCTGCCGGCGAGGGCTCCAACTTCATTTTCTCCCCGCTCTCCATCCAACTCGCTCTCGCCCTCGTTGCCGAAGGCGCACGCGGCGAGACCCTGCAGCAGCTACTCTCATTCTTGGGCTCCCCGGACGTCTCCCACCTTCAAGCCGCCACCCTGCGCCTCCTCCACTCCATCTCCACCGAAGAATCCGCAGCCGAACCCATTGTCCCCGCCAATATCGCCATAAGGCTCGGCACCCCCTTCCTCGTAGGCGCCAAAGATGCTACCGACCTCCCCAGTGCTCCACCTCGTGTCTCCTTCGCCAACAGCATATGGTTCTGTCAGAAGCGTTTGGTTTTGAATCCTGCCTATGTACACGCTGCGTCCTCTCTCTACGATTCCTCCGTCAAGACTGTGGACATTCTCAACAAT GCTGATCAGGTATCCAGAGAAATTAATAGTTGGGCCGAGGAGAAGACAAACGGACTTATAAAATATATCATTCCTGAAGGAAATTTGGATCTGGAAACTACCATTCTTCTCGCTAATGCTGTCTACTTCAAAGCTTTATGGGGTACACCATTCCCAATAAACTACACGACGAAAGGAAGGTTTTATCTTCTTGATGGAAGCACCATCAGTGTACCCTTCTTATCACACCGTCATAATTTCTACATTTCTTTCTCTCATCGCTTCAAAATCCTTAAGCTACCCTACAGGCAATTTCCAGGTGCCAAAACTTTCTTCTCTATGCTTATATTTCTTCCTAATGATAGTGATCAACTCTACGAAATCATGGATGAAATACTCTCCACGCCGGACTTCCTGAAGGAATATACTCCAACTGAGGCGTTGAGGCTTCATCGATTTATGCTTCCTAAGTTTAAGTTCTCGTTCGATTGTGAGCCTTCTGAAGCGTTGAAGAAGTTAGAACTGATCCTTCCCTTTTCAAAGAGTAATGCAGACCTACTGGGCATGCTCAAGTTGCCCCATCCCGATCTGAAGCCGATTGATAATTTATATATGAAGACCATGTTTCACAAATCCACTATTGAGATTAACGAGACTGGCACAATCGCATCTTGTGTATCACTCCCTTCTCTATGTGGTGGCGGCATTTTTTACACTCGTCCAGTGCTACCTGAGTTTGTAGCGGATCATCCCTTCATCTTTGCTATCGTGGACGAGAAGAGTGGAACTTTGTTGTTCCTGGGGCACGTAGTTAATCCTTTGGAGGACGCTTGCTAA